The genomic region GGAGGTGTTCCAATTGGAACGGTCATCATTTGGCCTGTTGCTATAAATCCAATGGAAGGGGTTTGGCTTGAATGCAATGGACAATCAACCGCAGGATACCCATCGCTTGCTACCATAGTTGGTAGTAATGTTCCAAACTATCAAGGTCTTTTTCTTCGAGGCTATGGTTCACAACTCTTTACTGATATTTATGGAACGGTAAATCATTCTTCTTTGAGTATGGGTGTTATACAAGGTGACTCTTCGAGAAATGCAGAGGGATCTTTCTTGGGTGACGACTCAGTGACTGGATATTCTGGTTATACTCCAATTGGGGCACCATCTCCGACAGGTGTTTTTAGCACGGGAGCTGCCTATAATTTTGATTTGCAAAATAATGGATCTGGAAATGGGCATATCATTAAATTCTCATTAAAAAACGTTATGCCAACCGATAATGAAAATAGACCTTTAAATACAGCAGTTAAATTTTTAATTAGAGCAAAATAACAGTATTGTGCCAAAGTAATCTTCCCAAGGAAGTGGTACTCTGCCATCCGGTAGCATTATTCCTTGGTACGGCGATCTAGCGTCTATTCCGACTGGCTTCGCTTACTGCGACGGCAGCAATGGTACACCGGATCTAAAGGGGCGGACAGTTATTGGTACTGGCGCATGGAGTGATGCGTACGGTAGCGTAGTGTACACACTTGGGGACGCAGCTGGTGAACGCATGCACAAGCTGATAACCAATGAACTACCCGCTCATTCTCATACAACATCCGGTATATATAGCCAAGATTTTGGGAATGGCGTTGGTCATGCCTATACTGGCATAGGTGGGTTATTATCCAATATCGTTACGACTAAAAATACAGGCGGCGACCAGCCCCATAATACTCTTCCTCCTTATATGGCC from Anaeromusa acidaminophila DSM 3853 harbors:
- a CDS encoding phage tail protein; protein product: MEGVWLECNGQSTAGYPSLATIVGSNVPNYQGLFLRGYGSQLFTDIYGTVNHSSLSMGVIQGDSSRNAEGSFLGDDSVTGYSGYTPIGAPSPTGVFSTGAAYNFDLQNNGSGNGHIIKFSLKNVMPTDNENRPLNTAVKFLIRAK